The Edwardsiella tarda ATCC 15947 = NBRC 105688 region TCGTGCAACGATCGATAAGCTCGCATCTGGCTGGCGTCTAAAGAATCTTGATTCCTTTTTACGTAGGCGAACTTTAGCATGGTCGTTCTCCAGGGATGCATAGGCAGGGCCGAGACTGGCGACTTCTTCACCATCTTCATAAATAGCAATCTCAAATCGTGTCGTTGAGGGCTTGCTGATTATTAGGAAGGTAAGTTCATTAGGCAGCGATATTATCGCTTGGATTTGATTGGGATGGTTTTCAGACCAATAGAATCTACAACCTGAGCCCTTATTTTTTTGTAAGAGAGATTTAGTTTCTACGGAGGCAGTACATAGCAGTCCATTAAGAAAGCGTGTGCCTGTTTCATCGTCCAATGGTATTGGGAACTCATCCCTCCATTTAGGATGAACTTTATCAAGTTGCGTCACCGGCTCATTATTACTACTCAAATTATACATCAAAACTAACGAATTGAGCTTATCTGTCATATGACTGATGAGTTCTACGGAAGTATCTTCACTGAATATAGTTGGCAGCGCTGATTTTTCTATAACATCTCTTGCTAGTGAAGGAATGGAAATGCCTACTAATTCAGTCTGATTGTATTTGTTTAGGAGACGGGAAAATACAGCTTGAAAACGGCTGTCCGCTTCCTTAAGTAACCGAAATGGTAATCCTCCCTCACTAAATAAGGTTCCGAGAAAATTACGACGTTCTGATTCATAAAATCTAATTGGCCGTGCCCAGTACTCCTCCATCCCTTTTGGGATGATATAGCGTAGCTCACTTGCTGTTAATGAGGTTCCTAATCTATTATAAATAGGATCCCATGTCCATCCGAAATGACTCTCATAGTCTCTGCGATACCATTCGGCGCAGAAAAGAACAAAACAAGCAGCGAATCCTTTATCATGTATATTATTTTTTGATTGGCCAATCAGCTTAATTAATTGTACTAGTTCATTATATTCATCATTGGTTGTATGGTATTCGTACAACGGGCGTCCATCAGGAGCTCTTATCCCTCTACGGCTAAGAAAACGATTTAACCAGGTGAGGTATTTTAACCATGAGAGGCATTCTAATTGGCCCAAAGTAAGCTCCTTACTGATGAACAGAAAACTCATAGGGTTGTTTAAAATGAAAGTTAACATGGGTCAAGATACTCTATGCATCAATTAGACGGCAATCACTAACTTTTATTTTGAATCTCTTCACTATAACCGACATAAATGATAACCACATGGCACTAATTTAATTACATTTATTTATTAAAATATAATTATCATCATAAACAATTAACATGCAGTAACTGGTGATATTACCATTGATATAAAAATCGAGAAGAATTGTACTGTATAGATCATGTGATATTTATATTTTTGGTTGTATTTTATTTGTGTGCTCTAGTTATTAATTATGACGTAATATATTAAATGTTTTTAGTTTCTCTCGTTTTTAGCTCAGTATTCAGCGTGAAATATTTAACTAATTCTATTAGAGTTAAACTAAATTTGTTAATTGTTAAACTTCCCTCAGCGGATCTTCTCTAAAACTTCATTAAGATCCAGCGATAACTGGCGGGCGATATGGACAAATTCAATGATATCCAGGCGGCGTTCGCCACTCTCTATCTTTGATACAAATGATTGTGGTTTTCCCAGCACTTGCGCGAGCTGGGCTTGGGTGATCTTCAACTCGATCCTTCTAACTTTCAGCGTTTTTATAATTAATCGATATTCATATGAATAAATTGATGACATGGTTAATATCCGATCTCTATCCCAAAATCGAATGTCGTTCATTTACATAATTATCCCAAAATAGGATATTCTCGATTCTGTAGACGGTTATGTATTATTACCTAATAACGATATCAATCGAATAATAAAAGAAAAGAATATGTGATTTCATGGAAGGATAAACTCATATGATTATTGAGACGATCGAACGTGAGGCGGGGCGGTTAAGCGCTAACCGCTATTTGCGCGCATTGCGGGATGGCATTGTTCTGTGTATGCCATTGATTATCATTGGCTCGCTGTTTCTTATTATTGGTGACTTCCCGGTAGACAGTTGGATCGCGTTATTAAATGAGCAGGGGGTATCCCCCTGGTTGGATAAAATCGTCGATGGCTCTTTTGGTATCATCGGTCTGATTGCCTCTTTTGGCATCGCGTATCATCTCACCACCTCATGGCAGGAGGATGGTGTCGCCTCCGGTGTGATCTCGCTCTCCTGTTATTTGATCCTCACCCCCTATTTATCTACGTTGATGGAGAGTGGCGGGGCGGCAAGTTATCCCCTGAACTATATGGGAAGTAAGGGGATATTTGCGGCGATAGTGATCAGTATGGTGACAGCCAGAGTCTTCCATTTTTTTATACAACGAAACATCGTTATCCGAATGCCAGAGGGGGTTCCACCGGCGGTCAATCGCTCGTTTATCTCGTTGATCCCAGGGGCGGTGATGATCTTACTGGCGGGTGGGGTGCAGTTTGTGCTGGTTAAGGCGAACCTAGGGAATATTCATGAGGTATTGGCCACCGTGCTGCATGCTCCCTTGAGTTTTCTGGGGGGAACCCTGGTGGGAACCTTGATTGCCATCGTACTCAACTCACTCTTTTGGTTAATTGGCATTCATCCTGGCGGCACGATCAATGCCGTGATGGCACCTATCTGGCTGATCAATACCGATCAAAACCGGATCGCGCTGGCGAATGGGCTGGAGTTGCCCAACATCATTACTCAGCCGTTTATGGATAATTTTGTCTGGATGGGCGGCGGTGGTGCGACGATAGGCCTGGTGATATGCCTCCTATTCTTCTCGCGCAGTCGGCAGAGTAGAACATTAGGCTCCCTCGCCATGCTGCCGGGGATCTTTAACATCAACGAGCCGCTTATCTTTGGTTTGCCGATTGTGCTTAATCTGAAAATGGCGATCCCCTTTCTATTATCTCCCGTGGCAATTGCGGTGGTGACGTATCTCAGCATGTTATATGGCTGGGTCGAGAAACCCATCGGGGTGACGATGCCATGGACCATGCCTCCCTTGGTGAGTGGTTATTTCACTACAGGGGGGCATATTAGCGGTGCTGTGATCCAGTTGGTCGGGATTATTCTATCAACCGTAATCTATTATCCATTTTTTATTTTTGTAGATAGACAACAATATCAGAGTGAAAGTGAGAAGGGAGCAGATTATGAATAAGCGGCTATTAAACTGTTTTGCTAGCGATTTCTTGCAGATGTCTCCTACGGAGTTGAAGTCGGCTATCCGTGCCAGTGAGGGGCGTACATTGCTTTCCGAGAATATCGCCACACGTTTCCCCGTCGGTCATGATATCACCAATAGTGAAGTGGCCAGAGCATTCGGTGCTGATTTAATTCTTTTAAATAAACTCGATCTCTTTAATCCTGAGATTGCCGGGTTAACTTCGAGTGAGCGTACCCCGATTGCACAGCTGAAGCATCTGGTGGGGCGGCCTATCGGTGTTAACCTCGAACCCGTCGATACGGCGGCCAAGATGGCCGAGGAGAGAGTCATCATTTCCTCTGGTCGGCAGGCGACGCGTGAGACCTTATGCAAGGCTAACGAGATGGGGTTTGATTTTATCTGTTTGACGGGCAACCCGGGCGCCGGGGTGAGTAATCATGCCATCATCGAGTCTATTGCTGTGGCGAAGGAATGTTATCACGGTTTAATTATTGCCGGGAAAATGCACGGAGCCGGTGTCGATGAGGAGGTGGTCAATCTGGCAGTGATTAATGCCTTTATCGATCAGGGGGCGGATATCATTCTGTTGCCTGCCGTGGGTACCGTACCCGGTATTTCCATGGCGATGATCGCGGAAGCCGTTAAGGTGATCAGGCAACGCGGGGCGTTGAGTCTCTCTGCTATTGGTACGAGCCAAGAGAGCGCCGATGTTTCCACCATTAGAGATATTGTCCTAATGAATAAAATAGCCGGTGTTGATATACAGCATATCGGTGATGCGGGTTATTGCGGGATGGCGCCTTACCTCAATATCTTAGAGGCATCCCGGGTGTTGCGTGGCGATCGGCATACGATCCATATGATTGCCGCTTCCGTGAATCGCTAGGGTAAGCGTAAACCATGACGGTTTAACTCGCCTGGAGAAGTGCGTGTTGCCGTTAAGCATACGGAGGATCTCCGTGAAAAACATTCTACTGTGTTGTGCGTCTGGGATGTCGACCAGCCTACTGGTGCAAAAAATGAAACAGGCGGTGGCAAAGCGCGGGGTTGATATTGCGATTCGCGCCGTGCCAATTGCCGCCTTTGCGGAAAATATGGCCGATGCCGATATTATTTTGCTGGGCCCTCAGGTGCGTTACCAGCAAGCGCATGTACAGGCTATCGCGCAGCGGCAAGGTAAACGCGTAGCGGTCATCGAGATGCGGGATTATGGCTTGATGGATGGGGATGCCGTACTCACGATGGCGTTAACGCTGCTGGAGAGATAAGCATGGATAAGGCTGAAAGCATCATCATGGAGCTGTTGGTTAACGCCGGTACGGCGCGCAGTCTGCTGCTGGCGGCGCTCCAGCGCGCGCGTGAAGGGAATAGGCATGAAGCCGAGCACGCGTTGGCGGAGGCCCAGCGTTATATTCAATGCGCGCATGCGATGCAGACCGAACTGATTGCGCGGGATGAGGGCAGCGGTCAATTCCCCGTTAACCTGATCACCGTGCATGCACAGGATCATCTGATGAATGCCATGATGTTACAGGATTTAGCGGCGCATCTGCTGGAGCTCTACACCCGCCAGCCGGTGATGCCGCCGCATTCGTCACCGCCATCGAGTTAAGGCCTTCCCCCGCGGATTAACCGCTAAAGTGCGATTGGGGCGCGATTGTCGGCAAAACGATGGCGCTCAGGTGTGGGGGCGGGCTTGAGGGCCGTTGCTATCTAGTGCAGGTATTCCGTGGTGAATTTATCATCCATTGGCGGGTTGAATATCTGGAGTGAATGAGCGCAGGTAATCGTGCTACTCGCGTTGCTGGCAAAGTCTCCGAGGCGTGTACCGCCTGCGGGGGTAACGTTCGCCCGTAAAAACGGGTCGCTAGGCGGTGAGATCAATGGTCTCACCCTCAATCGATGAGGATTAATATTTTACTTGTCACATCACATAACTTTATTATATTCATTGACGCAGAGCATAATCGGGTAGCCAGTATAGCTAATAAAATACGTATTGCTATTTACTTTTTTCATTATCAAGTAATGACTACCTTCAAACATCTTCTTAATTAATAGACTGTTTTTTATCTCATCGACCTCCGCATCCTGTAGTATTAGTTTTGAGTAAGTTTTGTCTATTTCAAACAGCCCTCTCTTGGTGTCTATTAGTCTGTATTGAAAGCCACTTTCCCCATTTATTTTATGGGGGGTGTTGCCAACATATAACTTTCCAATAATATGTGCCACACCTGTGTTATTATTTAAGAAATCAAATGATATTATTCCTTTGATGTATTCATCATTTGCCATATAGATATCTATATCACCTTTACAGTGCAGGGTGATGGTGGTCTCCCTTTTGAATATAACAAAGCCAAGGGTGGCGAGAGCCACGATTAATGCAACGAAGAATGCTATTATTGTTTTATTCATATAACATTCCTTGATTCATTTTTACAGTAAATAAATGCATTTGGATTTTCAGGATCTTTTTTACACCATGAAATTAACTCTCTTCCCTTTTGCTCATGGTTAAAGTAAATAAAGTAATCAAAGGAGGTATTGCAATCTTTTAACCGTTTTAATTCACTGGCGTCGGACAGTGATGTCGTAGTGTTTGATAACGAGTATATGTTACACTCAATGGAGTTATTCGCGATGGGTTGAAATTTAAACTTTGGTAGTTGCTGCTCATCTCCGCTAATGAAAAAAAACGCCAAAAGAAATAGTAAAAATAGAGTTGTGCAGGCTGATATTATGGCGATTTTTGATTTGTATTTCCATTTTTCTTCTCCCTCGCCAGGGAGTAAGCTAGGGAACGGTGACTCGTCGATTAAGGTTATATCAATGGTTTTATCTATCATAAAACCAATTTTAGGTATAGTAACGATGATATCTTTGGGTAGGCCTACATCACTCAGTTGTCTTCTTAATAAGCTAATATATTGGTTCAGATTTGCATTAGAGGAGCGCAAGCCGTGATCATCCCAAACTAGCTTGAATAGCGTGTCGCGTGTTACAGGTATGCCCTGATTGAGAATGAGCAAGTGTAGCAAACGGTTCGTGGATGGAGCAAGCAGGATGGCATCACCATCTACGGTGGTTCTCAATTCGGCCTCTTGTTCATTATAAAGTACATGTTCATTAAGCCTATACATACCCATCTACCTCTCAAACATCAGCATGAGTAGTGATTGCTACGTTCTAAAGCTATATATCAAAATGGCACACATGCATCGATAACGGGATAAAGATATAAAAAATAAATAAAAATAAGATAAAAAACCTTAATTTATGCATTTTTTGGATTTTTATATTAGATAAGAGCGGTTTGAGATAATATCTGTGGGTGCTAATCATTGTGGATACCAAGAGATTTTAATGAATAGACGTTATATCACCCAGGGAGAGTGGAAGAAATTAATCGGCTCGATACCTGATACTCCTGAGTATGCTAGAGATAGATGTTTACTCTATATGATGTATATGCATGGTTTAAGAGTTAGTGAACTATTAAACATGACAATGTCGAGCCTGGATTTAGAGAGTGGTGAGGTTTATATTCGCCGTCTTAAAAATGGATTATCTACGACACATCCTATTCAGGATGAGGAGGGGAAATCATTAGCTGCATGGTTACAGAGAAGGCATGAAGTACTCAATGGTGTCAGTTATCCATGGCTTTTTATCTCTAAGCGCAAGACTCGTCTCTCTCGCCAACAGGTATATGCATTAGTTCGGCGTTATGGCGAGAGTGCCAATCTGCCAATCCGTTTACATCCACATGTACTCCGACATGCTTGTGGCTATGCATTGGCTGATCAAGGTATTGATACGCGATTGATCCAAGATTATTTGGGCCATAGGAATATTAGACATACGGTACATTATACTGCGAGTAATTGTAAGCGTTTCTCTCGCGTATGGAAACAAAATTAACAGGGGCTCCATTCTGGAGCCCCTTTATATATATTGCAAACTTACCCTCCTGAATAAAAAAGTATGCATGCCTATGCAATAGGATGACTATCCCTGGTGACGAATCGCTAGGAATGGCTTGTGCGAATAATCACCGTTGATCATAATGGTTATCTTTCATCCTTTTCTTAATAATATATTTTATCTATTGTTTTTGATTGCTGGTAATATAGCGTCGGCTAACCATACATTAATGCTGTTCTAGGGGCTAGAGGGTGAGACGTTATCCATTATCATACGCAGGTATTTAAGGGATTGCATAACGATGCATTGAGAGTTGACTTTTGTACCTGTTTATTTATAATACAATTTCATTTATTCTAGGACCATAGCAAGATTATAAAGATTAGTTAGTAAGTTATTAGATATACTCCGCTTTTTAGCATCTTCATCTATTACCCTCTTATCTTTATCTACGTTATTTACTCTGTTACGGCCTCAAGATCACTACTCTCTAACTCCCAGGAATTACAGATGTCTAAACGTAAGCACCTTACCCAATCCGAGGTTGAGCGACTGTTACAGCAAGCTCGCTATTCGTACTTCGCAGAACGCAATTATTGTATGATTTATATGGGATTTATACATGGGTTACGCGTGAGTGAATTACTGAGTTTGCGTCTGTCAGATATTGACTTAGATGATCAATCAATCTATATCCATCGATTGAAAAATGGGCTCTCGACTAACCATCCATTGCTACCAGAAGAGGTTGAGGTGATCAGGGTATGGCTTCAGGCACGCCGGAAAATTCGCTATGCGGCAGATTCTGAGTGGCTCTTCCTCTCTCGCTTAGGTACACGCCTGACTCGGCAACAGTTCTATAAAATCATCACTGACTACGGTAAGAAAGCCGAAATTTCGATTTGTTCGCATCCGCACATGTTACGCCATGCTTGTGGCTATGCCTTAGCGGATCGGGGAATCGATACCCGACTGATCCAGGACTACCTTGGGCATCGTAACATTCGCCATACGGTACGCTATACCGCGAGTAATGCGGCTCGATTTCAGGGAGTGTGGCAGCGTAAAAAGCGCCTTGTGACGGGTCAATTAGGACCAAAGTGTCAGGTCCCTCGGTTGGTTCGCTTATCATCCATATAATTGAGCGTAAATCCATCGCTCACCCCCTAATTAATTTGATCTAAATCAAATTTAAATCACTTTTTTCCGATCATTAGCTTCTGTAGTCTGTTTTTTATCCACCTCTCACTATCGCTCAATCGGGTATAGCCTCTCCTCTCTTCCCACTTTCGAAAGTTAAAAAAACTATAACTTCATTATTTGTTGGTTTGATTAACCATTTTCTATCTTGCTGGCAGTTTTTTAAACCAAAGTAGTCAAAATGGTCCTAATTGTGTCGTTGGTCGGTCTGTTTTTATCCAGTTTTTGGGCGGTACTTATGGAGTTGAGTCAGCGTCAGATTTGGGAGAAATCCGTCACCGCAGTCAACGGTGCATGGCGCACCCCTGCGTGCATAAAACACTTGGGGGTTTTACCCCTCGACTTGTCTGTTGCGTGGTGGGGATTATATAAAAACGCCCCCATTACTCGTGTCGATGTTGCCTTGGCTTTTCGCATTTCTCCGCGTCAGGCCGGTAAGTTGCTTGATTCGCTCTCCCTGATTGACTCGATTGTTTGCCAGCCAGGATGGCAAGCTGTCGATTGTGGGTACAAGCAGTTTACCGTACGTATTTTACAAGTGGATGGCAGGCAAACCGTTCCGGAACCACAGGGACAGCTGGAGGAGATGACTCGGCCGGCTTTGTCTATCTCCAGGAAGGAGTGGCGGAGCACTTGCCTATCTCCGGCAAAGAGAGCGCGAGTAAACCAGCCATCATTGTGCATTATTGAGAGTTGTGCTTATACACGTGAAGCGTTACGGCATGTATTGTCTGCAGAGACTAATCAACTTTACTTATTTAGTGATACTCATTGTTTTTATGAGCATTACGCTTCACTAGCAATATCACATTTATTGATTTCACCATCATTTAAGAGTATTGGCGACTCATTGGCGTTACTTCGCTGGTTGTGTTCACAGCGTGCTGCTCCCCATATTGCTGTGATGCCAGATCGTCAGGTTCATAGTTTAACGATGGCCTTGCTACGTGGTCACTTTCCACTTTTTGGTAAAAATTGGGAGATAAATAAATTATATGGAGAGATGGCCATTTGGTTAAATGAACCAGAGCCGCAACAGCATGGTTTTATGCCGGAGGAAGCGGTTGATACATTGACTGATTTTGAGTGGGAAACCATTTACTCCACTATGAAAAGTATTCCTTTGCAGAAAGTCGCTGAACGTCGAGGCGTCAATGTTAAGGCCGTATATGCACGGCGTCAAAAGGCACTAAGAAAAATAGGTGTGTTTGATACGCGAACATTTCGGCAATTACTGAATTTTTGTAGTAATAAAAGCATTATTAACAGAATGCCAGATGAGGGTGTACTACTGACTTAATAACATCCTCTGCGAGGAGGACGCATTATATGAAGAATAAGCGCTATGGTCGAGGTTAATGGGTGAGTTATCCATCTATCGGTTTCATTTAATATGGGATGTGGGTTAGCGTAGGGTGAAAGATGAAAAAGGATAGTCCAAAAAATATCATATATATACTGTCTTCTCTGCCAACTAGAAAAAGAGGATTACGGAAACCGTGTACATCCTGTGCAGAGCAGAATGAACGATTGCCACACCAGGGATATGCCATTGTACGTCGTGAGCGTGTAATCGGTTGGTTGACGATGGCCTTGCAGATTGCCTTTCCGCTAGGTCTTTCTTTTACCCCTGCCATCGCACAGGCGCCAAAGGTTGATGAGCAGGCGTTATTGGCGAGTGCGACGCAACCCTATGTGTTGAAAGAGGGGGAATCGGTGACGACTGTGGCGCAAAAGCTGGGTATCTCGGTAGCACAATTGAAGCAGGTTAATGCATACCGAATTTTTGCGCGTGGATTTGAGCATGTGGGCGTCGGTGATGAGATCGACATACCCGTGGATATGTCATCGCTGAATACTCAGGCGGGGCAAGCGCCCAAGTTATCGTCTGCCATGAGGGAACCCTCTCGGGCGGAAAAAGAGGCTCAGGCAGTGGGTCAGTTGATGAGTGTGGGAGCGACACTTTCTTCGACTCGTCCTTCGGAGGCGGCGGCGGGTATGGCTCGCTCCATGGCGACCAATGCGGCGAATGAAGAAATTCAACAGTGGTTAAGTAAGTATGGTACGGCTCGCGTTCAACTGAATGTAGATAAAAACTTTTCCTTGAGTGAAAGCGCATTGGACTGGTTTATCCCGGTATGGGATAGCGCGAACCTCACTGCATTTACTCAACTTGGGGCGCGGAATAAAGACCGGCGTAACACCATTAACCTAGGGGTGGGCGCTCGAACCTTGCTAGATCGTTGGATGTTGGGCGTTAACATGTTCTACGACCATGATCTGACAGGACATAACTCACGCTTGGGTATTGGTGCTGAGGCGTGGACGGACTATTTGCAGTTGTCGACTAACGGCTATATGCGGCTGAGTAATTGGCATCAGTCCCGCGATTTTGCGGATTACGATGAGCGCGCCGCCAATGGCTTTGATATCCGGGCTAACGCTTGGCTACCGGCTTTGCCTCAGTTGGGGGGAAAGTTAGTGTATGAACAGTATGTCGGGGAGAACGTTGCCTTATTCGGTAAGGAGAATCTGCAACGTAACCCGTATGCACTGACAGCCGGGGTCAACTATACGCCATTCCCACTATTAACCGTTGGTGTCGATGAGCGTTTGGGCAAGGCTGGACGCAATGATACTCAGTTTAGTATTCAGTTGAGTTATCATCCTGGCCTTAGCTGGCAGTCACAAATCGATCCTGGCTCGGTAGCGGCAACTCGTCAGATTGCTGAAAGTCGTTATAACCTAGTCGATCGTAATAATAATATTGTCTTGGAATATAAAAAGCAGGAAGTTATTAAGCTTGCATTGTCTCATCATGCTATTAATGATTTGGCTGGGGCGGTGTATACCGTTAGTGCAAATCTGAAAAGTAAATATGCGCTAGATCAGGTGAGTTGGCAAGATGGTGGATTAGTTGCTGCCGGCGGGCAATTGACCGTTATAGATAAAAACCATTTTAGTCTAATGTTGCCGCCTTATCGGCTGGCTCAAGCTAAAAGCGATGCTCACCAAACATCGGCTGCGGAGATTGCTGCAAATACTTATCAATTAATCGCTGTAGCCTTTGATAACCAGGGGAACCAATCCAATAGTGAGACGTTGAGGGTCGTGGTACAGCCTCCTCAGGTAACCGCACAGGGTACGTTCGTTATTAGCGGTGACGGGGCGCGGGCGAATGGTAGCGATAAGATTGGTGTCGATTTTATTATAAAAGATAGCAATGGTAATCCGCTCGCTAACCGAGAGGTGGTGTTTCACACCAACAATGGCGCCCAGCCGGGGACGATTACCGTCACGACCGATGATAATGGCATCGCTCACTTTGATGTGACTAATACTAGCGCAGGTACGACCCATGTGAGTGCGACCTTCGATGATCAGACTCAGGGCATCGATATTACCTTCGCCAATGCGGTGAATAGTGTCATCGTCACGGGATTAGTTAATGGTTATCCCTTGGTCGGAACGCCGTTACATGCCGAGGTGACATGTGCGACGGGTGAGTGCCCGGCTTCATTGACTTATCAGTGGCAGATAGAAGATGCCATTAATAGTGGTAACTATGTCGATATTCCCGCCGCAACAGCGGTTGATTATATCCCGGTGGGAACGGATCAGAAGCGTCGTATTCAAGTAGTGATTGGGGGAGAGGGAACGCCAGCTATACCGTAATTATGGAGGTTTAATTTATTTACTATCTAACCGCGTCGTGTAATGACCTGTCGGGCTAATGGCAATGTGATATGTGGAATCTATCCACAAAATATGTGTAGTGAAAATATAAAACTGGAGAGTTTAATAATGAAGGTAGGGATCATGCAATTTAATAAAAAAGCGCTTTTGGCTTCTGTCATTTTGGCCATTTCTGGCGCGGCTCTCGCTGCGACGTCTACGCCGACAGATACCGTCAAAGGACATATACCGGCTTATGCTGATATCGGCATCCAATTCCATGATGCGGATGGCAATGGTCTGGTGAATGCGGACGATACGATCTCCATCGATAAGGGTGCCTTCCAGGATGTGGATGGCGATACGGAGGGGACGGCGACATACCAGTGGTATCGCGATGGAGCCGCCATCCCGGGTGAGACGGGGGATAGTTATACCTTAACCGCAGCGGATATCGGACACAGCATCAAGGTTGGCGTGACTGCGCATACCGACCCGACGAATACCGATCCTGCTGACGGCAGCGAGCAGCTCTCCTCGCGTGGCGGTAACATCGATGGTAGCGGCGATGGTTCTGTCACCACGGATGGCAACGATGTTCTCTCCGTGGCCATTACGGGTATGACTAACGGTTATCCGCTGGTTGGCGAGCAATTGACCGCCGTCGCCACCTGTACGACCGGGGCAACCTGTACTGGCACGGTGAATTACCAGTGGAAGATTGAGTCAGCCATTGGCTCGGGGGTTTATGTCGACATTGGTGGTGCGACCAGCAGCACCTATACCCCGGTCGGTAACGATCAGAAGCGCAAGATCCAGGTCGATGCGACGAGAGGATAAAGCAAGAGAGTGATAATGCGTGATCCCTCACCCGCAAGTAGGTTAATTCGTCAGCTTAGGGTGGCGGTGAGAGCGCAATATACCCGCCGGGCATGATGCCTGGCGGGTATTGTAGAGTAGAGGCGCCGCAAAGAGTAGCCGTACGGGAACAGACGCTGGAGATAATTACATGAGAACAATACGCAGGACGGGATGTTCCCCGGCCATTGCGCTGATGTTAGGGTTACTGGGCGGGGGCCCGGCGTGGGCGGCATCAAGCGATACCGATCCGGTTCAAGGACATGTCCCGACGGTAAGTGGCGTGGCGATAGCTCCTATCACGGGTAATCCGCTGGAGGGGGATATATTGCGATCCGATGGTCCACCCTTATTTAATGATGTGGATGGCGATACCGAGCTGAATAGCCAATTACATTGGTATCGTGAAGGCGAGGATGCCGTGATCGATACCGGTGATAAGCATACTTTGATGGTCGATGATATCGGCAAAAAAATAATATATGGCTATACGCCCGCGACCGATCCGGCCACTAGCGAACCATACTTGGGAGAAGAGGTGCGATCGGATGCATCATTGGTGGTACAAGGGATGCCGGCTGCGCTTAACTCAATATTTGCGCTGGATAAGCCCACGGTCATCGGCGATGGCAGCGACACGGCCACGCTAACGCTCACGCTGAGGGATAGCGAGAATCGACCCGTTACAGGCATAGAGAGCCGTTTAACATTACGTTATGAGATCCAGGATGGATTCAGCGATGGCTCTCCTGTTATCACTCACCCAGTAGAGTCCACAGCAGGCTCGGGGGTTTATACGGCAACAGTGAAGAGTTCGTCTTTTGGTCAAGTGTCGGTGATACCTG contains the following coding sequences:
- a CDS encoding PTS lactose/cellobiose transporter subunit IIA, which gives rise to MDKAESIIMELLVNAGTARSLLLAALQRAREGNRHEAEHALAEAQRYIQCAHAMQTELIARDEGSGQFPVNLITVHAQDHLMNAMMLQDLAAHLLELYTRQPVMPPHSSPPSS
- a CDS encoding tyrosine-type DNA invertase; amino-acid sequence: MSKRKHLTQSEVERLLQQARYSYFAERNYCMIYMGFIHGLRVSELLSLRLSDIDLDDQSIYIHRLKNGLSTNHPLLPEEVEVIRVWLQARRKIRYAADSEWLFLSRLGTRLTRQQFYKIITDYGKKAEISICSHPHMLRHACGYALADRGIDTRLIQDYLGHRNIRHTVRYTASNAARFQGVWQRKKRLVTGQLGPKCQVPRLVRLSSI
- a CDS encoding helix-turn-helix domain-containing protein → MNDIRFWDRDRILTMSSIYSYEYRLIIKTLKVRRIELKITQAQLAQVLGKPQSFVSKIESGERRLDIIEFVHIARQLSLDLNEVLEKIR
- a CDS encoding transcriptional regulator: MYRLNEHVLYNEQEAELRTTVDGDAILLAPSTNRLLHLLILNQGIPVTRDTLFKLVWDDHGLRSSNANLNQYISLLRRQLSDVGLPKDIIVTIPKIGFMIDKTIDITLIDESPFPSLLPGEGEEKWKYKSKIAIISACTTLFLLFLLAFFFISGDEQQLPKFKFQPIANNSIECNIYSLSNTTTSLSDASELKRLKDCNTSFDYFIYFNHEQKGRELISWCKKDPENPNAFIYCKNESRNVI
- a CDS encoding tyrosine-type recombinase/integrase is translated as MNRRYITQGEWKKLIGSIPDTPEYARDRCLLYMMYMHGLRVSELLNMTMSSLDLESGEVYIRRLKNGLSTTHPIQDEEGKSLAAWLQRRHEVLNGVSYPWLFISKRKTRLSRQQVYALVRRYGESANLPIRLHPHVLRHACGYALADQGIDTRLIQDYLGHRNIRHTVHYTASNCKRFSRVWKQN
- the celB gene encoding PTS cellobiose transporter subunit IIC, which gives rise to MIIETIEREAGRLSANRYLRALRDGIVLCMPLIIIGSLFLIIGDFPVDSWIALLNEQGVSPWLDKIVDGSFGIIGLIASFGIAYHLTTSWQEDGVASGVISLSCYLILTPYLSTLMESGGAASYPLNYMGSKGIFAAIVISMVTARVFHFFIQRNIVIRMPEGVPPAVNRSFISLIPGAVMILLAGGVQFVLVKANLGNIHEVLATVLHAPLSFLGGTLVGTLIAIVLNSLFWLIGIHPGGTINAVMAPIWLINTDQNRIALANGLELPNIITQPFMDNFVWMGGGGATIGLVICLLFFSRSRQSRTLGSLAMLPGIFNINEPLIFGLPIVLNLKMAIPFLLSPVAIAVVTYLSMLYGWVEKPIGVTMPWTMPPLVSGYFTTGGHISGAVIQLVGIILSTVIYYPFFIFVDRQQYQSESEKGADYE
- a CDS encoding PTS sugar transporter subunit IIB; the encoded protein is MKNILLCCASGMSTSLLVQKMKQAVAKRGVDIAIRAVPIAAFAENMADADIILLGPQVRYQQAHVQAIAQRQGKRVAVIEMRDYGLMDGDAVLTMALTLLER